The following coding sequences lie in one Cryptococcus gattii WM276 chromosome L, complete sequence genomic window:
- a CDS encoding uncharacterized protein (Similar to TIGR gene model, INSD accession AAW45018.1), which produces MRLPHLLSATIFLSALFTKATSASTDLDDDFQLRQLTEDNFKTSVSQGVWLVEHFSPKCGHCRAFAPTWTQLAKDKQHLERLTGFHMAQVNCLAQGDLCNSNGIKFYPQIIMYTDGKPSPHYTGDRSYEELSKYIDEHAHTYAETILDPAGQSQEALIIGPANSEGKVQEVDERGLEALKAEGPVLVEYFAPWCGHCKALKPTYEQLALELQGQLNVAAVNCDDHRALCVSSGVKGYPTIRLLHHGTFSEFSGARSISKLKEFSQRAEKPASMTSIKASDFDKIAGANEAFFLYLQTFDTTVAEVDSVKKALEPLLNTVPAYTSTDAALYHRLHVVNPPPTSTLFAFSSYSTRPVGTLSLPASSNDLRKFVNLHRFPTLVQLQASNFQSLMRSDTRAIVVLAGVHKGEEGKKERDAFADIARAWKRGGRRFEQPVWFVWVEGETSRWANWLKRFYGIKKRDLPGVVVIDTPLEEYYDTTIEGTKIEFEGSSIFSVLEGFYQHFLRPKRIESTLEWGSRSASETLISIGETTMEHPFLSLTVLIGTVALFVYLLQKCLVKDPKDGYSPSRLD; this is translated from the exons ATGCGCTTACCACACCTGCTCTCCGCAaccatcttcctctcaGCACTCTTCACCAAAGCTACCTCAGCATCCACAGACCTCGATGATGACTTTCAACTACGGCAGCTCACAGAGGACAATTTCAAGACTAGTGTCTCTCAAGGTGTATG GCTGGTGGAGCACTTTTCTCCCAAAT GCGGACATTGTAGAGCATTCGCCCCAACTTGGACACAATTAGCTAAAGATAAGCAACATCTTGAGCGACTAACGGGCTTTCATATGGCCCAAGTCAACTGTCTTGCTCAGGGCG ATCTGTGCAACAGTAATGGTATCAAGTTCT ACCCGCAGATTATCAT GTACACCGACGGCAAGCCTTCTCCACATTATACAGGCGATCGTTCTTACGAGGAGCTTTCGAAATACATTGACGAGCACGCCCACACATACGCCGAGACGATCCTCGATCCTGCGGGTCAGTCGCAGGAAGCATTGATTATTGGTCCAGCCAATTCAGAGGGGAAGGTACAAGAAGTGGATGAGCGAGGCTTAGAAGCCTTGAAAGCGGAAGGACCTGTCCTTGTAGAGTACTTTGCTCCGTGGTGTGGGCA TTGTAAAGCTTTGAAACCGA CATACGAGCAGTTGGCGCTGGAGCTGCAAGGACAATTAAATGTCGCAGCCGTAAATTGTGACGATCACCGTGCTCTATGTGTTAGCTCTGGCGTCAAAGGTTATCCTACCATCCGACT GCTGCACCATGGCACATTTTCGGAATTTTCTGGAGCTAGATCAATTTCTAAGCTCAAGGAATTTTCTCAAAGGGCTGAAAAGCC TGCCAGCATGACGAGTATCAAAGCAAGCGATTTCGATAAGATTGCCGGCGCCAATGAGGCGTTCTTCTTGTATCTCCAGACTTTTGATACGACTGTAGCCGAAGTT GACTCTGTCAAGAAAGCTCTTGAGCCATTACTCAATACCGTTCCTGCCTATACTTCCACCGACGCCGCCTTATACCATCGACTCCATGTCGTCAATCCACCACCTACATCTACCCTTTTTGCGTTTTCATCATATTCAACTCGACCTGTCGGTACTTTGAGCCTTCCAGCCTCCTCCAACGACCTGCGTAAATTCGTCAACCTCCATCGATTCCCGACCCTCGTCCAGTTGCAAGCCTCAAATTTCCAGAGTTTGATGCGAAGCGATACACGGGCGATTGTTGTGCTTGCCGGTGTTCAtaaaggagaagagggaaagaaggaaagggatGCGTTTGCTGATATTGCAAGGGCTTGGAAGAGAGGCGGAAGGAGGTTTGAACAGCCTGTGTGGTTTGTCTGGGTCGAGGGAGAGACCAGTAGATGGGCTAATTGGTTGAAGAGGTTCTACGG GATTAAGAAGAGAGATCTTCCCGGTGTCGTCGTGATCGATACCCCT CTTGAGGAATACTATGATACTACAATTGAAGGCACTAAAATTGAGTTTGAAGGATCTAGTATCTTTTCAGTGCTTGAAGGATTTTACCAGCATTTCCTCCGACCAAAAAGAATTGAATCGACTCTTGAATGGGGATCTAGAAGCGCGTCAGAGACGTTGATCAGTATCGGG GAAACTACTATGGAACACCCTTTCTTATCCCTTACGGTCTTGATAGGAACTGTCGCTCTCTTTGTTTATCTGCTGCAAAAATGTCTGGTGAAGGATCCGAAGGATGGCTACTCCCCGTCGCGGCTTGATTGA
- a CDS encoding Class E Vps protein of the ESCRT-III complex, putative; Did4p (Similar to TIGR gene model, INSD accession AAW45019.1; required for sorting of integral membrane proteins into lumenal vesicles of multivesicular bodies) produces the protein MNILDTLFGRSMTPAERLRQHQRSLQKAQRELEREKGKLEAQEKKTMADIKRNAKAGNMNACKILAKDLVRTRRYIQKFTQMRVQLQAVSLRMQTLRSNEQMATAMKGATRAMGQMNRSLNLPQIQKIMNDFERESSTMDMKEEMMSDAVDDAMEDEDEGEGEEVESDKILKEVLDEIGMNMNESLISAPTASPLVPEPLQTSRVAVAEGLPSSAPAGGPTNAGSGGVGASPSMSSEEADLQRRLDALRRD, from the exons ATGAACATTCTT GACACCCTTTTTGGTCGGTCTATGACTCCAGCAGAGCGGTTGAGACAACATCAAAGGTCTCTGCAGAAAGCGCAACGAGAGCtggagagagaaaagggGAAGTTGGAAGCTCAGGAAAAGAAAACAATGGCAGACATCAAACGAAATGCGAAAGCTGGGAATATG AATGCTTGCAAAATACTTGCTAAAGACCTTGTGCGAACACGAAGATATATCCAAAAGTTCACGCAGATGAGGGTGCAGCTGCAAGCAGTGTCATTACGTATGCAGACGCTGAGAAGTAACGAGCAAATGGCTACGGCCATGAAAGGTGCTACCAGG GCCATGGGACAAATGAATAGAAGTTTAAATCTGCCGCAA ATCCAGAAGATCATGAATGATTTCGAACGTGAATCATCAACAATGGATATGAAGGAAGAAATGATGTCTGATGCGGTTGATGACGCTatggaggatgaggatgaaggtgaaggtgaagaggtAGAAAGCGACAAGATTCTCAAAGAGGTCTTGGATGAAATTGGAATGAACATGAATGAATCG CTCATATCTGCGCCGACCGCTTCTCCGCTAGTTCCGGAACCATTGCAAACTTCTCGAGTGGCCGTTGCCGAGGGTTTACCTTCGTCAGCACCTGCTGGTGGTCCAACAAATGCTGGCAGTGGAGGAGTAGGGGCTAGCCCAAGTATGAGTTCCGAAGAAGCAGATTTGCAACGACGATTGGATGCTTTGAGGAGGGATTAG